In Vidua chalybeata isolate OUT-0048 chromosome 4, bVidCha1 merged haplotype, whole genome shotgun sequence, the genomic window ACTGAATGAAGAGCAACACAGGTGTCAAAAATGACCAGATAGGCCACAAGGCAACATTGAAACTgggaataaaagcagaaagtaTTTGGTAAGTTCAGTTGTCATATTACAGAAACACCAGGCATACAAAGGAAACAtgtcaaaagaagaaataagatTTAAATTACTTAACCTGGAAATATActtctttgtttctgaaaacaaaacacatcaaGGGTAAAGGGTAAAGGTACCTTTTACTTTCAGAAAATCAGTATCTGAAGCCCCTGAAAATGACCTACTCTGATTTTTCCATGGGCATACATGGCAGCTGACAGAAGCCTTAATCTGAAATTTGTTCCAGACAGATTTCAGTTAACTGAAGTGAGAGGGGAAAACCAACTTATTTTACAACTGACTTACACGAATTACAGATTTGACTAATTATAAACCACAGGGaacctttattttcttcaatcttctttttttcaccaTTGCAACAAATTCTGACTGATATACTGATACAACAGCTAAACAAGAGGAAATCAATTTTCATGCAGAAAGCAAATAACTGGCACAATGtatgtaattttcttcattcaCATTTGCTCAGTTCTGACTCATATAACCTCATAAGTAAAGCAACTCTTGCTAAAAGTACCATAAAAGACACAATATAAACCCTTAAAGTTCATATGGCAATAGTCAGAAGTCTAACATTTTCTGTATGTCTGCTACTTATAGATTGTTTGCTAATGAAGAACTGTGACAGAAACTGATTGAACTGAATTCTCAGATAGACAGACTGCACCTTTGTCTTAATTTGTAAACCACACAAGTAGTTCCAGAGGTGAGAAATTTACACTAACAAAGATAACTTCAGTTTTCTCCTAAATTTTCAAGACAGAAAAGATCCAGTACATCTCCAAGTACACAATATACAGTTTCAACTGTTGCAACTCTTGCTTTGTGGATGGAAGTTGAAAGTGCAAGAAATTATGCTACATAGAACTGGTATTGTCACCAATACACATAGCAGAATTACATACAGAATTTCATTACAGAATTTCTTatcatttataaaaaaatatacttcCTATAAAATGAGCCCATTAACACACAGACTTGCACAGGTTTAGCAGAAGTTTGCACACAGTGCTTGAACTCACCAAATAGCTGCTGCTATAAAGGTAGCTGTTGTGATAGGAATCAGTGCAGGGTACTGTTCATCATAGTCCTGAATTCCACAGTACCACTCAAGATACAGTACGCAGTAAAAGGCAACAGATAAACATGTAGCCAATAAACAAGTGCCACAGGAAAgccaccagctgcaggaagaaaagcacattaaaCCATGTTTAGCACCGTCACACTGCAGTTTGCACAGCAATCTTCACTTGAGTTGACAAACAGAACAGGCAGTATCTGTTAAAAACACAGATTGTGGCCTAGAGTTCCTGTAGGTTTTACCTTAAATGAATTTTACAAAACACTTTTTGCCTTTAAAAGCTGTCTAATATAAACAGCTGAGTTTAATTTTGCAGTGAAACATTCCTTTCATATATTGTCCCctcaaatattttggaaattcaATGTGACAGATCTTGTCAGGAATCTACTATATCAAAACCACTTtgtcattaataaaataaaataggctCCACTGCAACTGTACTTTTCACTATATATTAGACTGGTGATCTTTGTGcaacagaaatgctgcagaaagcTTTAATATGTTTTCAGTTTGGGAACTCCCAAATTTAACAGACAAGAAGcatgaagatttttctttataactGTTGAAGAAAACCATGGAGAAATCCAGAATTTTAAACTCAGAATCATAAAAACACAGGGTATGTGATTATTTAGGGAGACACacttttgaatttctttgaggATACACTTCAAGACTAGCTCAGATAAGGCAACTTCTGAGGAAGATGCACTTTAATAAAATCTTATCTGAATGtgtattaataaataaaaattttgaaaaatgaattcTTACCATGACTTGATTACTAAATTATAAATGGTAATCAAGGATCTTCCTACTCAGGTGACGTGCTCTGGAATGGCACAGCAAACATAATGTGCTACTTTGAAATCTTGTTACTACCAACGGAGAATTCTGCACTAAGAGAACTGTTGCCATGGCCTAGACAAGCAGTGCAGGAAGACAGGGTCCTGACCCCAAATTTTGGTTACACCTTGGAGCCACTGGCTTTGCTTTCACAGTCAGTGTATGAAGGGTATAACTAgcctgggagagcagctccagagaacCTCCTAGCACAGAGCCCTGTGCAGCTTCCACATACTGATATAACAATGACAACAGcaatgtgttttaaaagcacTTCCAGCTGAAGTGATCTAAAAACATTTAACATACATCAATCccattgaaaataatttaatagaaaagaaagagactagaaataaaaattacttcacagaaattatttcactaATCTTTTGCTGACCTACTCAAAATCACCTACAGATCTTCTAGAGAAATTAACTTCTCTTTGACCTTTAAGGATTAATCTAAGGGGgtttattataaaaaaataaaatcaaaacctaAATACTTCCAACAAAACAGGCAGCTATTTCTTGGACTTAAATGAAAACTTGAAGGTACAGTATTAAAATGTCTGGTATCAGAGCAAACTTTATAAGTACAAAGATGGCTCAGTAGCGTTTATAGAGAAAAAACAATTGTAGCAATTCTTAAGCATtgtatttactttaaaattagtTCAATAATATCAGCTTAGgtggtcatctggtccaacctccctgctcaagcaagCTCAGCTACTGCCAGTTGCCCAGAATCatgtccagatggcttttgagtatctccaaggatggagattccacaacctacctgggcaacctgttcagtgctcagtcaccctcacagtaaaaaagtgCTTCCTGATCTTCAGAGGGAACCTCCTccatttcagtttgtgcccaccGCCTCTGGTCCAGTCCTGGACACCACTGGAAAGAGCTTGGCTCTGTCTTCTTTgcaccctcccttcaggtatttaCATGCATTGACAAAATGcctctgagccttctcttctccaggctgaacagtcccaggTTTCTCTATTCCTATGGCAGATCTTGTTCATCCACGGTTTAAAATACAGTGACCAGATGTAACAAACTGAGTATGATTACAAGACTAAAACACACCTTTTTATAAGAAAAGACACCTTACCTATCTGCTTGCATagtttctttaatattttttaaaaaatcaaagtagTATGTCACAGCTATTGATGCCAAAATCCAGAATGCAGAATGAATATTCAGTCTGTTAAGAGGCCTCATCGTCTTCTCTACAGCTGTAGACTCTTCTGTAAATAAGAACATAATTATAGCACTAAAGCCAGCCATTAAATGAAGTATGATTATAGTTACATAAAGCATGAtgctttatctttttaattaatttatcttGGGAGATTGTTCTAGTCATCACTTTGTGCTACAAATATTCTAAAAAGCTTTGAACATTTACTGAAAGGAAACAGACTAAGCAAGGTATCCTTTGATAAAAGGATAAAGCAGTAATAATCAGCACAACATCATATCCGTGTATCTTTTTAGGAAACAGCTGACTAGATTTTGTAAGGGTTGTTTAACTAATTAAAAACCCCTGGTGTTATTAAACCAGTTTTATTAATCTAGTACATAGAACTTCGGGTTGTTACTTccaattaataatttatttgtacTCTTCTTTATGAATTTTAGCATTTGCAAAACGATTGCAggcataaataattttcttgttctCAACTGCAGATAATTCACTGCAGTTTAAGGAGCTAGCTTGACTTACACTGCACACTTTCAGCAGGTAAACTACAACTATAATTGTGCAGGAAACtaccttctctttttccccacaTTACCCCGTACTGTTTTGGAGAGAACGAGACCTCAGAGCAAGCAGATGAGAAAGCCATTTTTGTGCACGACAGTAACCATGTGAGACAGTATTTATACACACTGTCAAAAAAAGGTGTCAGAGGTGGTTTTGATGTCTCACACTCTGAAGTTTATCACTAGGAGCTCCTGGTGGCCTGTGTGCAGCAGTGTCACATGCGCCGATTCCTCCACGCGCACCGCCACCAGCCGAGCGtacccacagctctgctggagcttaCAGgcagctttatttttcatttcctagaTTCCTCCTCATCCTACTGGAGCTTGCGCCTGGAGCATTCGAGCACTTCATCCGCATCAGGCAGTCCGCGGCTACAAGCCCCTGGCATCTCCCACGCCCAGCTCGCAGCCAGGAGCGGACACCTGAGGGCAGGCGGGGCCGCGCTCCGCGCCGCTCTACCCgaggcggccccgccgccgtcCCAGCGCCCGCCCGGCGGGGCCCGGCACCGCTCCCCGCGCCCCAGCACCACCCACCGGCCGTCCCGCCGCCCCGGGCAGACGGCTGCGGCTGCTGCGGGTCCCGGGGCTccggcccgcgccgccccgGGCGCCGCAGCCTCGGGAGCgcgtccccgccgccgccgggctcCATGTTGGGCCGCTCCGGCAGTGacgcggcggggcgggagcgcggcggccGCGACCGCCCCGGCGTgaggggcagcggcggcgcccGGGCCCGGCGAGCGGCCCGGCCGAGGGCCCGCCGGTACGGGATCCAGAAACAGCTTCGGGAATCGCACTCATCCCCcctggagggagggagcacTGCCGTGTAGAGTCGAGTGCTGCAGTGAAGGCTGTGGTGCCGAaatgattcagaaaaaaaaaaaaaaaaaaagacaaaaactcTGTGCGTAGAAATGTTTTCCTCATCGGCCAACCAGGTGTTCTCGAGGACAGGTATTAGGGAAATCTCAATTTTTGTGACACAGACCAGTGGTGTAGGTTAAAAATGATTGGAGCATGGTGCTAACAACACCAAGCTCAGTTCGATCCCTGTTCACTCAAGGGTTGGATTCCATGATCTTTctgggtccctcccaactcggaatattctgtgactctgtgaatTACAAAGCTCTGGGAGGTTTCCAGAGCCACGGGAATCCTGTAGCACTCGAAACAGCGGCTGGTAACTGGAAATAATAAACATATTTGCAAGACAAAATAGATAAAAGTTaaataaactaataaaaatgtaaaatagatTGTTTCAGTTCTGTAGTTGATTTCTGCATAACTAGATACAAAGTCACATCAGCATGTTTCTGCACACAAAACCTTGAAATCAATTATATTACCGGGGCTTTCTTGTTTATTCACACAGACAAATTCAGAACTAGTCAATTTTGCTGGCAGATTAACCTTCGGTCTGGTCCTTGTAAGAATTATGCAAATATAAAGAGTACTGTGAATATGTGTACTGTATCTTCTGGGGTGTGTTCAGTGATTAAACCATTaacatggcttttaaaattgaaaattgttTCTAATAGTAAGAATTGATCATCTAATTAGATTAATTAGATGATCCATGTGATTGCTACAAAGCCTgtgctttttcagaaaaaattgTGTGGCATAACATTCTGATTAAGGCAAAAATCCTGCTGACTTCAATGTGGAAGTACATGTCCAATTCCACAACTGTTATGTATAGCTTTTCTTTACAGTGGGATTAAATGTAGAAATATTCAATAAAAGCTCAGATTATTATAAGAGAgattgaagaaacaaaaacctaaTTTCAGTATGTGTGTTTTACTTaccaaaatcaaaattattagCTGTATATAGATTAAAGTTCAAAAATCTAAGTGTTTAATAACCTGATGGTACTTTTCCTCTcagaaggcaaaatattttgcattaaaacaaTGATTATGAGAAATGTGTTAAATTTTCACTTACCACATGCATTCTTCACATATTGTGCAGCATTTATCAACAGAAGTGCCTTGCAGATGCTTCCTCTGTAGTTTTATGttgagaaaacaggaaaatctaAAAGAATGGAATGTAGGCTGTGGTTaaataattatgtattttatcaataaaacctaaaaaattTTAGGCCATCCTAAGGGAAGAAACTAACTGGGAGAAACTAATTAGGGTAAAAGCTAAGCTTTCTGTGACTTGCGCTGTTTTTAAGCAGTTCTAAACCTGCTGGATAATTCTATTTTCCCAAATATACTATTGTCTGTTTATTAATGAATGAAATTCTAGGGACAAGGGAAAACAGGGTTCTGGTTATTCTTTATTACTGCACATTGAGTTTGAGTAAATTCAGCCTAAGTGatacaagaacagaaaaaaaaaatctttctctgcagaaagaCAGGCCTTAATTTACAACTGAATTTCATGTGAAAGGTGTCATAGTAAGTAGAAATTGTTTTCCCAGCCTTAGAACATGTATCACATAAGGGGCAACACCACTGCAGTCCTTAGCGACTACAGGGATTATTCTTTATGTAGTTCAGTTGAATATTTTGAAGTTAGCAGCTCATGGGAGATCAGAGCTCTGCTTTCTTATCAATGACATAaaggtttctttgttttatttcctttgagtGAAATGACTACCTCAGCCTTCACTTTGATCTTAGAGATTCAAAtaagaaacaaaggaaatctTCGTGCACTTTCTTTGCAAAAGCTATTCATAGGATATATCTTTGATTTAAATGtagcaattaaataaatatgtatgcTTGGAAAGGTTAAGATCTGTCAATGTTGTTAAACTGAACACTTCTGTTTACCTACACAGTAGGTATTGtgcaaagagctgaaataagAGCTTCCTTCCTGGGCTCACTATTGACCTTAACTGAGACCGCTCATGTTCTGTGTTTGTAGAGCTGAGATGTTTTCTGTGATCTTTTCACAGTGCTTCTCtgattcagaaattattaatcTGCCAAAGAATAGATAGCGATCGGGAGCTGAACCGAGACTGTCACAAAATGAACAGCATAATTAACAAAGCATCTAATCAACGGGACTGTTATGGGTAATTAATTATTCCAAGTTAATGTTTAAGAAGCCATGCACAAATGTTAGgaaggattttaaaatgtgatgcTTAATGTGATAACTTTAGTTAAAAGTCTGTGAAATAAATTTGTGAATTTGAAGtttcagtgaaagaaatgtACAAAGGGCAGAGTTTGCAGCAATTTTTTTGTGAACTTTAGTCCTGGACTCTCACATAATATGATTCAGTTTCCACATCTTGGGGACTGAATTTAACACCTTTACattctattttaaatagaaaataatgctTTGTATGTTAGTTGAATGTCTTTAAGTATTCAGGTTTTTTAGTTATAAGCTGAATTTCACAATCTATTTggatattttgaattttattttcttgttgctCACTGAATATTTGCTGATTAGTGATTGGTTGGTTATATGTTGATTTTAAAGTAATTCTTAATGGTACGCAAATGTGGtagctttttgtttctctcaaTTGGGTAGATATAAAATTTAGAATTGGAATTCCCAGTTAAATTCTCACTTTTAGGAAGTTAAATTAGTTTTCTAGTATTCTAGCCAATTTTCATAGCTTTTCCCCTATTACAGAAATCAGTAGCTAAATTAGCCCAAATGTTATCTGTTCACAAAATACCTGGttggaattttcttctttccatatCTAAGTAGGGTTGGCTCTTTCCTATATTAATTCTTAGCTGAAGTAGGTTGGACACAATAtagatgtattttttcattttgaggaATGATTGTGCTATAATAGTCTGTGCTTTCTGTTCACGAACTAGGTAACAATAAAGTCAGCAGTAATCTGCTGCTCATCTTCCACTGTCGGGAGTAAAAGATTGGATGGGTAGAGCTTCTCAATCCTTTCTCAACATTGTCCTTGTACTAAAGTGTTGTGCATCCTCTCTTACACTGAGTGAAAAAGTAAATACATTGTCTGACTCATCTAGGTAACAAAAAAGCCTCCAAATAGTACAAACAGTTCCCCTGCTTTCATCTTGCATTCTTTCaactattttaaattcagtACAATGGAAAAGGACTTAAAAGCATTTGGTGTGAATAACTTAATGCAGATCTGAAAAACAACTGCTGGGTAAAACTCAATTGACTCTGAACGTGGTCCATATACAAACTCCTGAACTCAAGCTGAATTCTCATGCAAGTATTAAATTTCAGTGCAGCCTTGGATTGACCCTTTAGGAAGGAAACAATACATAGAATAGTGTGTTTGATATCAAGAAGGCTCTATATTTAAGCACGTAAGCATTTGAActtcatgaagaaaaagaaagcagaaaagataaAGGTAGTTTAAAAGGTGAAG contains:
- the TMEM128 gene encoding transmembrane protein 128; its protein translation is MEPGGGGDALPRLRRPGRRGPEPRDPQQPQPSARGGGTAEESTAVEKTMRPLNRLNIHSAFWILASIAVTYYFDFLKNIKETMQADSWWLSCGTCLLATCLSVAFYCVLYLEWYCGIQDYDEQYPALIPITTATFIAAAICFNVALWPIWSFLTPVLLFIQFMGIVMLVSLLG